The DNA segment CCGATACCGGAGCCTTTGCGGTGAACAACGATCGCCTGATGTGGATCGTCGTGATCGGCCTCGCAGCCGGCATCGGCCTGATCGCCTGGAGTGACGCGACGGGCGGCATCGCCGGCCTCAGCGCGGGGCAGCTCGCCCATCTCGTCGCCTATGGCGCAATCGGACTGGTGGTCGGCGCCGGCGTCGTCGCGACCTTTACCGGGCGTCTCGGGGAAGCGCTGCGCGCCGCCGCGCTATGGCTGGTGATTTTTGCTTTTCTTGCCGTAGGTTACACCTACCGGGTGGAGATTCATGCCACCGCTTACCGGGTATTGGCCGAGCTCGCCCCTGGCTACGCGGTGCCGCTTGCCAGCACCGGTGGCCCCGCCGTCGAGGTGGCGCGGGCACGCGACGGCGACTTCAATGTACGGGTCGAGATCAACGGAAACCGCATTCCGATGCTGGTGGACACCGGCGCGTCGAGTGTGGTGCTGACGCCGGAGGACGCCGTCGAGGTCGGCCTGCCGATCGAGTTCCTGCGCTACGATATCCCGATCGATACCGCCAATGGCCGCGGCAAGGCGGCCGCTGTCGTGCTCGACAGGATAGCGATCGCGGGCAGCATCGAGGAGCGGGACGTGCCGGCGCTGATCGCAAGCCCGGGCACGCTCAAGCACAGCCTGCTCGGCATGAGCTTTCTCTCCCGTCTCGCGAGCTTCGAGATACGCGGCGAGAAGCTGGTGATGCGCGCCAAGATCGCCCAGTAGCGCCCTATTCCAGAATCAGAGCGGCCAGGAAACGCAATCCCATCAGCAGCAGGAACAGGCCAAAGCCGATTTCAAGCTGGCGACGCGTGAACGCGTGGGCAAGGCGTGCGCCCAGCGGCGCCACCAGCGTCGCGACGCCGCCGACCAGCACCAAGGCTGGCAGGGATACATAGCCGATCGACAGCGGCGGCAGATTGTCGAGATGGGGAATACCGCTCAGCATGTAGCCGATGGTGCCGGGCACCGCGATGAGCGCGCCAAGGCCCACGGAAGTCGCGATCGCGTCGTGAATCGGCACGCGGTAGAGCGTCAGGACCACCGTCGCAATGCCGCCCCCACTGATACCGATGAGCGGCGAGGCTGCGCCAATGCCAAAGCCATAAGCTGTCATGGCGGCGCGGCCGGGCAGCTTGTCACCCAGCGTCCATCGTGAACCGGCGAACAGCATCTTGGACGACATCAGCGCTGCGAAGCCGACGAAGGCCGCCTTCAAGACCACGTCGGGCGAAACCGCCGCGAGAAGCGTGCCGAAGATCACGCCCGCAACAACAGGCAACGCCCATCGACGTAAAAGGCTGCTGTCCACCTTGGTACGCAGGCGATGCGCGAAGAACGCGCGCAAAGCCGTTGGAACAATGAT comes from the Ancylobacter pratisalsi genome and includes:
- a CDS encoding retropepsin-like aspartic protease family protein, giving the protein MNNDRLMWIVVIGLAAGIGLIAWSDATGGIAGLSAGQLAHLVAYGAIGLVVGAGVVATFTGRLGEALRAAALWLVIFAFLAVGYTYRVEIHATAYRVLAELAPGYAVPLASTGGPAVEVARARDGDFNVRVEINGNRIPMLVDTGASSVVLTPEDAVEVGLPIEFLRYDIPIDTANGRGKAAAVVLDRIAIAGSIEERDVPALIASPGTLKHSLLGMSFLSRLASFEIRGEKLVMRAKIAQ
- a CDS encoding sulfite exporter TauE/SafE family protein; the protein is MVHSLPFSIPLDHMLWLSGALLVAGFATGILAGLFGVGGGAIIVPVLYEVFGAVGVDDSERMHLAVGSALAIIVPTALRAFFAHRLRTKVDSSLLRRWALPVVAGVIFGTLLAAVSPDVVLKAAFVGFAALMSSKMLFAGSRWTLGDKLPGRAAMTAYGFGIGAASPLIGISGGGIATVVLTLYRVPIHDAIATSVGLGALIAVPGTIGYMLSGIPHLDNLPPLSIGYVSLPALVLVGGVATLVAPLGARLAHAFTRRQLEIGFGLFLLLMGLRFLAALILE